Proteins from a genomic interval of Macaca thibetana thibetana isolate TM-01 chromosome 17, ASM2454274v1, whole genome shotgun sequence:
- the LOC126940883 gene encoding beta-citrylglutamate synthase B-like, producing the protein MCSSVAAKLWFLTDRRIREDYPQKEILRALKAKCCEEELDFRAVVMDEVVLTIEQGNLGLRINGELITAYPQVVVVRVPTPWVQSDSDITVLRHLEKMGCRLMNRPQAILNCVNKFWTFQELAGHGVPLPDTFSYGGHENFAKMIDEAEVLEFPMVVKNTRGHRGKAVFLARDKHHLADLSHLIRHEAPYLFQKYVKESHGRDVRVIVVGGRVVGTMLRCSTDGRMQSNCSLGGVGMMCSLSEQGKQLAIQVSNILGMDVCGIDLLMKDDGSFCVCEANANVGFIAFDKACNLDVAGIIADYAASLLPSGRLTRRMSLLSVVSTASETSEPELGPPASTAVDNMSASSSSVDSDPESTEPELLTKLPGGLFNMNQLLANEIKLLVD; encoded by the coding sequence ATGTGTAGTTCTGTGGCTGCCAAGTTGTGGTTTTTGACAGATCGTCGCATCAGGGAAGACTATCCTCAAAAAGAGATTTTACGAGCGCTGAAGGCCAAATGTTGTGAGGAGGAACTGGACTTTAGGGCTGTGGTGATGGATGAGGTGGTGCTGACAATCGAGCAAGGAAACCTGGGTCTGCGGATCAATGGAGAGCTAATCACTGCCTACCCACAAGTGGTGGTAGTCAGAGTACCAACCCCTTGGGTGCAGAGTGATAGTGACATCACTGTTTTGCGCCATCTAGAGAAGATGGGATGCCGGTTAATGAACCGACCTCAAGCCATCCTGAACTGCGTTAATAAGTTCTGGACATTTCAAGAGTTAGCTGGCCATGGTGTTCCTCTGCCAGATACTTTCTCTTATGGTGGCCATGAAAATTTTGCTAAAATGATTGATGAAGCAGAAGTACTGGAGTTCCCAATGGTAGTAAAGAATACGCGGGGTCATAGAGGTAAAGCTGTTTTCTTGGCTCGAGATAAGCACCATTTGGCTGATCTAAGCCATCTTATTCGCCATGAAGCACCATACCTGTTCCAGAAGTATGTTAAAGAGTCTCATGGACGGGATGTACGTGTCATTGTCGTGGGAGGCCGTGTGGTTGGCACCATGTTACGTTGTTCAACAGATGGGAGAATGCAAAGCAACTGCTCATTAGGTGGTGTGGGGATGATGTGCTCATTGAGTGAACAAGGGAAGCAGCTAGCTATCCAGGTGTCTAATATCCTGGGGATGGATGTATGTGGCATTGACCTGTTGATGAAAGATGACGGCTCCTTCTGCGTCTGTGAGGCCAATGCAAATGTAGGTTTCATCGCCTTTGATAAGGCTTGTAATCTAGATGTAGCTGGTATCATAGCAGACTATGCCGCCTCCCTTCTACCCTCTGGCCGGCTCACCCGGCGTATGTCCCTGCTCTCCGTGGTGTCCACTGCCAGTGAGACTAGTGAGCCGGAGCTGGGTCCCCCAGCCAGCACTGCTGTTGACAACATGAGTGCAAGTTCCAGCTCTGTTGACAGCGACCCTGAAAGCACGGAGCCAGAGCTGCTCACCAAGCTCCCAGGGGGCCTGTTCAACATGAACCAGCTGCTAGCCAATGAAATCAAACTACTGGTGGACTGA